Proteins encoded in a region of the Triticum dicoccoides isolate Atlit2015 ecotype Zavitan chromosome 3A, WEW_v2.0, whole genome shotgun sequence genome:
- the LOC119267434 gene encoding serine carboxypeptidase II-1, producing MAVAVLLAAILALSPLPLSLASPSAAAAAADRITRLPGQPPVNFSMYSGYVTVDAAAGRALFYWLVEAAVAKPESAPLVLWLNGGPGCSSVGYGASEELGAFRINADGRTLSVNPYSWNKMANVLFLDAPAGVGYSYSNTSSDLLSPGDNKTAHDSYTFLVNWLERFPQYKYRDFYIAGESYGGHYVPQLSQLVYRNNKGVRKPILNFKGFMVGNAVIDDYHDFVGTFEYWWTHGLISDDTYQKLQLACEFDSSEHASEACNKIYDVAEAEEGLIDAYSIYTPTCKKTSLHRRRQIKGRRPWLPRGYDPCTEQYSTKYYNLPEVQKAFRANVTGIPYAWTGCSDVLFEYWKDSPRSMLPIYRELIAAGIRIWVFSGDADSVVPLTGTRYSIDALYLPTVTNWYPWYDEEEVAGWCQVHKGLTLVTIRGAGHEVPLHRPRQALKLFEHFLQDKPMPRPVPSIQSF from the exons ATGGCGGTGGCCGTGCTGCTGGCCGCCATCCTGGCGCTGTCCCCGCTGCCCCTTTCCCTCGCGTCCccctctgcggcggcggcggcggccgaccgCATCACGCGCCTGCCGGGCCAGCCGCCGGTCAACTTCTCCATGTACTCGGGCTACGTCACCGTCGACGCCGCCGCGGGCCGCGCCCTCTTCTACTGGCTCGTCGAGGCCGCCGTCGCGAAGCCCGAGTCGGCGCCGCTCGTGCTCTGGCTCAACGGCGGGCCCGGCTGCTCCTCCGTCGGCTACGGCGCCTCCGAGGAGCTCGGAGCCTTCCGGATCAACGCCGACGGCAGGACGCTCTCCGTCAACCCCTACTCCTGGAACAAAA TGGCGAACGTGCTGTTCCTGGACGCCCCCGCCGGCGTTGGGTACTCCTACTCCAACACCAGTTCCGATCTGCTCAGCCCCGGCGACAACAAGACAG CTCATGATTCGTACACTTTCCTGGTGAATTGGCTGGAGAGGTTTCCGCAGTACAAGTACCGCGATTTCTACATCGCCGGAGAGAGCTATGGAG GGCACTATGTCCCTCAGCTGTCTCAGCTAGTGTACAGGAACAACAAGGGAGTGAGGAAGCCCATCCTGAACTTCAAAGGCTTCATG GTCGGAAATGCGGTCATTGATGATTACCATGATTTCGTTGGAACGTTCGAGTATTGGTGGACGCACGGGCTGATCTCTGATGACACCTATCAGAAGCTGCAGTTGGCTTGTGAATTCGATTCATCCGAGCACGCTTCCGAGGCATGCAACAAGATTTATGATGTTGCTGAAGCTGAGGAAGGCCTGATCGACGCATACAGCATCTACACACCTACCTGTAAGAAGACCTCGCTTCATAGGCGAAGGCAAATCAAGGGCCGCAGG CCCTGGTTGCCAAGAGGATATGATCCCTGCACTGAACAGTACTCCACGAAGTACTATAATCTACCAGAAGTGCAGAAAGCTTTTCGTGCCAATGTCACTGGAATACCGTATGCCTGGACCGGCTGCAG TGATGTCTTGTTTGAATATTGGAAAGATTCACCGAGGTCCATGCTTCCTATTTACCGTGAACTGATTGCAGCTGGCATAAGAATATGGGTCTTCAG TGGTGATGCCGATTCCGTAGTACCCCTCACTGGTACAAGATACTCCATTGATGCACTATATCTTCCGACTGTCACTAATTGGTATCCGTGGTATGATGAGGAAGAG GTTGCTGGTTGGTGCCAAGTGCACAAAGGTTTGACGTTGGTGACAATCCGAGGCGCAGGACATGAGGTTCCCCTCCATCGTCCACGGCAAGCCTTGAAGCTTTTTGAGCATTTCTTGCAAGATAAGCCCATGCCTCGGCCTGTACCTAGCATTCAGTCATTTTAG